GCTGCCGGCACTCATCAGTTGTACGTCACCGGGGACAATCACCGAACCCGTTCCCATCGAGTCTTTATGCTCCAGCGCGCCTTCCAGCACATAGGAAATAATCTCCATGTTGCTGTGCGGATGTGCACCAAAACCACGCGCTTTCGCCACCTGATCATCGTTGATGACTAACAGGTCGGAGAAACCTACCTGTTTCGGATCCCAATAGTTGGCAAACGAGAAAGTATGGTGTGAATGTAACCAGCCGTGTGCACCGACACCACGTTGTTCTGACAGGCGTTGTTCAATCATGATCTGCTCCTCAATTCTCTGTGTTAACCGGGTAAAGGAGTGATGTCCCCTTCGTTGAACACAGATTAGGGTAAACAGATTTGCCAAACAATGACGTGAAATTGCAATCAGTGTAACGAATAAGTGGACAATAAGATCAATAAAAAGCGCGATAAATCGCGCCGCTACAGATCGGCGGCGCAACGTATCACGCTATAAATGACTTAAAGGCTGGAAAACTTATGCAGTACGCGAACCAGCTGGGTCACAAAGCCGTATTCGTTGTCGTACCAGGAGACGGTTTTCACCAGCTGGATATCACCGGCTTCGCTGATTTCGGTCTGGGTTGCATCGAAAATCGAACCAAAGGGCACGCCAATTACGTCGGAGGAAACAATCGGATCGTCGGTATATTTAAACGACTCATTGTTTTCACAGGCTTTTTGCAGCGCGGCGTTAATCTCATCCACCGTGACTTTTTTATCCAGCACCGATACCAGCTCGGTGACAGAACCGGTTTTCACCGGCACGCGCTGCGCATGCCCTTTCAGCTTGCCAGACAACGCCGGAATCACCAGGCCGATGGCTTTCGCTGCGCCCGTGGTATGAGGAATGACGTTTTCCGCTGCCGCACGTGAGGCGCGGAAATCTTTACCACGCGGCCCATCGACCAGCGCCTGGGTGCCGGTGTAGGCATGGACGGTGGTCATGGTGCCGACTTTAATGCCAAAGCTGTCGTTAAGCGCTTTCGCCATTGGCGCCAGACAGTTGGTGGTGCAGGAAGCCACCGAAATGATGGTATCAGTTGCGTCCAGGGTGTCATCGTTGACGTTAAACACGATGGTTTTCATGTCACCGGCCGGGGCAGAAATCAGCACTTTTTTCGCGCCAGCATCAATGTGTGCCTGGGCTTTGTCCGCGGAGGTATAGAAGCCGGTACATTCAATCACCACATCCACACCGAGCTGACCCCATGGGATGTTCTTCGCTTCTTTCTCGGCAAATACCTGAATACTTTTGCCATCAACCACCAGGTTGTTGCCTTCAGCACTGACTGATACCGGGAAAGCACCGTAGTTGGAATCGTACTTCAGCAGATAAGCCAGCATTTCTGGCGAAGTGAGATCATTGATAGCAACAATTTCAACCGCTTCTTTTTGCTCAAGAATACGACGCAGAACCAGGCGACCAATGCGACCAAAGCCGTTAATACCGATTTTTTTCATGATAGAAGTCCTTGCCATGGGTGAAGAGGAATTCAATAACAACCGGGAAAGATGACAATTAAATTAACTCAACTGCCGCCATCTCCCCCACGCATTCTGTGCGCAAAATTTCCGCAATGAAAAACGCCAGCGTGGATGCTGGCGTCGGCGGATTAATTGAGGTGCAGTTTTATTTCTGCGCCTGCTTGTTGCAGCGCGGTGCGTACCGTTGGCTCCTGGCTCAGGGCATTCAGTAAGCCATAGTCATGGATCATGCCGTTGTAACGGGTGACGGTGACGGGCACGCCTGCTGCGTCCAGCTTACGTCCAAACGCTTCACCTTCATCGCGCAGCACATCCAGTTCGGCGGTTTGAATCAGCGTCGGCGGCAGGCCACGCAACTGTTCAGTGGTGGCGCGTAACGGCGAGGCCAGAATATTGTTGCGATCTTTTTCACTCGGCGCATAGCTATCCCAGAACCACTTCATCATGTTTTTGGTCAGGAAGTGGCCATCCGCGAACTGCTGGTAAGAAGCATCATCAAAGCTGGCGTTGGTGACCGGCCACAGCATGACGTCATAACGAATTGCCGGGGTGTGGAATTGTTTGGCCTGTAACGCCACTGCCGCCACCATATTGCCTCCGACGCTGTTGCCGACCAGTGCCAGCCGGCTGCCATCGACGCCAATCTCTGCGCCGTGCTGCGCGACCCATTTGGTGGCTTCATAAGCCTGAGTGATGGCGACCGGGAAATGCGCTTCCGGCGATGGTGTGTAATTGACAAACACTGCGGCCGCGCCCGATGCATTCACCAGATCGCGCACCAGGCGCTCATGCGTCTGATAATCGCCCAACACCCAGCCACCGCCGTGGAAAAACATAAACACCGGCAATACGCCCTGCGCATGCTCAGGTTTCACGATGGTCAGCGTCAGCGGCTGGCCCAGTACCTGAATAACTTTTTCACTCACCTGGGCGGCGGGCAGTTTGACGCCCTTCTGCGCGCCAATCAGTACCTGGCGTGCCGCTGCCGGTGACAGTTGCTCAATCGGTTTGCCGTTACCGCTGTTCAGCACTTTAAGAAAGGCCGCGACACCCGCAGTCGGAGCGGGAACATTATCTTCGCTTGCGGCAAATGCCGTACTCACCTGACTCGCCAGTAATAAAGCACCCATCACCATCTTCAATTTCATTGTCTTTTCCTTTTCAAATGTTACGTTAAATAACGCAATGGTTTTTCGTTTATTTGTTTTTTAACAGTTCTGCCGTCAGGTAGAAGAATGCGTTTTTGTCATTGGCATATTGCCCCCTGATTTCACCTGGGGTGGCATGAATATATTTTTTAAAAATACGGGTGAAGGTTTGCTGGCTGGTGAAACCATTTTCGATCGCAATTTCCAGCAGAGTTTTCTGGCTGTGAATAATGGAAAACGTCGACTTGATGACTCTGCGCAGACGGATATATTCGCCGAGGTTATACCCGGTTACGTCGCGGAAGATACGCTGGAAATGCCAGTGCCCATAACCACTTTTCCCGGTTACGGTACTGACACGAATGTTTTCGTCATACAGGTTATCTTCAATCCAGTGGATAATGTCATCCACCACCGAATAAATAATCTTTTCATGCACCGGATAAGAGGTGGGCAGAAATGTCTTCTCAGCCGTCGTCGTGTTCATATAACACCCTGCCTTGCAGATATTGAATAACAATATCAATCAGCTGTGGTGTAAAAGAAAGTTATACAAACGGATAGGTATACGAATGGATAATTGATTTTTATTTTTGGCCGCCCCTGAGGGCGACCGTGCGCATTACATCATCTGGGGTTCGCGAATCGCATTACCACGGGCAAAACGGCTCAGGCTATAGGGAGACAAATCGGTATAGGGCTGATCGTTCATCACCAGCTGTGAACACAACTTCCCGGCCCCCGGACCAATGCCAAAACCATGGCCACTAAAGCCAGAGGCGACGATCAGACCCGGCATCTGCGGGATTTCGTCAATCACCGGCACCAGGTCCGGGGTGGTATCAATCCAGCCACCCCAGGCATGATCGACGGAAATGCCCTGTAATTCAGGGAATTCATGCACCATTTTGGCAATCGCTTCGCGCAGAATTTGCTTGTCCGCCGCCGGATCCAGCACACGGATCTTTTCAAACGGCGAGATAGCGTCCATCGACCAGGATCCTGCCGCTTCCGGACCGGAAAAGAACGAGCTGTTGATGCGGATTTTCAGCTTTTTGGCGATTTTGCTGCGGTACATGGGATAAAAGCGGGTGGCATAACGCAGGTTCTGCGGTGCCAGGTCCAGTTGCCCGCGCCCGGATATCGCCACGGTATAAGATCCATCCAGACGCCGACGCATCGCCAGTCCGGGCACACTCAGACAGCCCGGAGTCACTTCAGCCGCCACCGTGGTCTTAAATGCCGTGCCCAGAATATTGGCGCTCGGCAGCTCAATGCCGTAACGCGTGCAGAAGCGTGAACTCCAGGCCCCGCCGCAGCAGATGACCCGGCTGGTTTTGACCAGGCCGCGCTCGGTCCATACACCGGTGACACGCCCGCCACTGATGTCCAGCCCGCGCACGGCACAGCGCTGCTGAATATTAGCTCCGCGCTGCTGCGCCCCGATCGCCAGCGCAGGCACCGCCTGTGAAGGTTCAGCACGACCATCACTGGGCGACCACACACCACCCAGCCACGCTGTTTTGCCACCAATACGTTCCTGCGCTTCTTTTGCCGACAGCAGCTGGCTGTGAAAACCAATATTTTTCGCCTGTTTACCCCAGCTTTCCCACTTTGCCAGGTCTGCGGCTGCGGTGGTGCCATACAGGATCCCGGTACGGCGGAAACCCAAATCCCTGCCGATTTCATCACCCAGCTCAGACCAGCGTTGCAGGCTGTACATCGCCATCGGCAGCTCGTAAAGATCGCGGTTTTGTTGTCGCACCCAGCCCCAGTTGCGGCTGGATTGTTCGCAGGCCATCACCCCTTTTTCAAACAGCGCCACTGATACGCCGCGCTTCGCCAGTTCATAGGCGACCGAGGTACCGATAATCCCACCGCCAATCACTACCACGTCAGCCTGTTCAGGGAAGGCTGGGCTGTCAGGCACTGCATCAATCTTTACGCGCATAAATCGTCCTCACGTCTCAGGCATTGCAAGAAGTGGTTTCATCATAAAAACACTAAGCGGATCGGGTAAATAAGGCGGGAAAGCCGCGCACTGGCGATAGCCCATTTTCTCGTACAGCCGGATAGCCGCCTGTTGCTGATTCCCGGTTTCCAGCCGGGCCACCTCACAGCCTTGCTGCACGGCGACGGTCTCAAGGTGTTGCACAATCGCCTCACCCAGCTGGTGACCGCGCCACGTCGGGCGGACATAGATACGTTTTAATTCTGCACCCCCGTCGCCCTGCAACAAAATCGCCCCGCATCCCACCGGATGATCAGCGGCATCGGTGACCATCAGGCAATGCAGCACGCCATCCTCAACCGTGGTGAGATCCAGACAGTGGTTACTTTCCGCCGGATAAAGCACGCTCTGGAAAGCATCCAGTTCAGCTATTAGCAGTTGTAAATCGGTATTTTGCGGGTGGGTGGTTTTGATAGTAAACATCCTTGCGATCCTTCTGTTCCGGCAGGTTATGTATTTATCGTTCCACACTACTTTTATCGCGAGGAGAATTACCAGGGTAAGACTTCTTTCGTATAGATGCGTCGCGGTGCGATGTATCACCCCGCGACGCTATGCAGCTATCAGGCTGCACCACCTGCCAGTTTATTTAAGGCGATCACTTCAGAATGCTCGACCAGCGGCGGCAGTTCGCCAAACAACTTCACAATATGCGGTGCATTAAGATGTTGTTCCAGCAGCGCCTGGCTTTGCCACTCTTCTGTCCAGATAAAGCGGCGCGGGTTCTGGCTGTCGCGATTAAGCTGGTAAGTGATACAACCCGGCTCTTTTAATGTTTCTTCAATCACGCCACGAAATAGTTTCTCAGCCTGATCTTCACTGCCTGGTTTAATCGTAAATATTGCTACAACAGGAACTGTCATATTCCACTCCAATATTAAAAATAATAAGCAACAATACGTTAGCGCAGCCCGTGCGGGCTGTCAGTCTGAAATTGTGCGCTGGCTTTTTTATTTTCATCCGTACTGACGGTAGCTTTTTAGGGTCATATTTGTTTGCCGATTAATTTCCGATACTGAATAAACTCAGTTTTACTGGCTATCTGATCATATAACTTGCGTGCTGTGGCATTAGATTCCTGGGTGGTCCAGTAAACGCGCGAGCAACCCGCCGCTTCCGCTTGCTGATAAACCGCGAGTATCAGCGCCTTACCAACTCCTTTACCCCGAGCTTCCTCACTGACAAACAAATCCTGCAGGTAACAATAATCCCCTGATGTCCAGGTGGAACGATGGGTCAGATAATGCGCCAAACCAATTAGTTTCCCATCCTCTTCTGCTACCAGGCAGTTCAATGTTTCAGTCTCCACACGAAAGCGGCGCCAGGTCAGCTCAGTGGCGACGTCGCTGATGTCTGCCTTATAGAAACGCTGATAGCCCTTCCACAACTTCAGCCATGAGCGGTAATCACTTGTCTGCAACGCACGTAACTGCATAGTAAATCCCTGCCTTTTATCCTATTGATTAACTTATCTACAGTCAGGTTATCATGGATTTATACCATTTATTTACCAGCGTCATTCGCGTTACCGACCAGGGGAGTAAACGCCAATTAAGTGAACAACTTCACAACTGCGACATGGCGTCTGCTCGCTTAGGCGCAGCGGGAATTACAATGATGTCCTTATCTCGCGGTTTTTCAGGAGGAAACACGTCATGTTCGTCACCAATAAAGTTCGCATGAATCGCCTGTTTCAACACGGCAAATGTCTCGATGTGGCTATCGATCACGGCATTGCCAATGAACCCGATTTTCTTATTGGCCTGGAAAATATTGCTGGCGTGATGCGCAACCTGATTGCTGCTCAGCCGGATGCCATTCAGGTCAATTACGGCCAGGCCGATTTATTGCAACGCGAAGTGGGACACAAACCGGCGCTGGTGATGCGTACTGACGTCGGCAACGCCTATAACGCCGCCCGTCATCGCGAAATGTGGGCGGTGCTGCACAATCCGGAAGAACCGATTCTCGCCGCATTACAGATGGATGCCGCCGCCGTGGTGGTGAATCTGTATCTGATCCCTGATGAACCCGGCATCTTCCGCATGTGCGTGGAGAATATTGGCCGCCTGCGCCAGGCCTGCGATCGTTACGCGATGCCGCTGATGATTGAACCGCTGGTGATGGCCCCTGCGGGACAGGGTGCCGCGTACGGTTCGATCGGTGACGTGGAGAAAATCGTGCCGCTGGTACGCCTGGCGCGCGAGCTGGGTGCCGATATCGTCAAAGCCGATCCGACGGAGAACGTGGAAGACTTTCATCGCGTGGTGGAAGCGGCGCGCTGCCCAACGCTGGTACGCGGTGGCGGCAAAGGCGAACTGGGTGCGGTACTGCAAAAAAGTGCGGCGCTGATGGCGCAAGGTGCCAGCGGCATGGTGTATGGCCGCAACGTTTACCAGCACGATAATCCGTCACGCGTGGTGAAAGCGCTGATGGCGATTATTCATCAGGGAGCCAGCGGCCCGGATGCGCTGGAAATTTATCAGCAAGGTTAAGGGTTTGCACCACGGGTGAATACAGGTATAAACAATGTTCAACCCTCACCAGGATCAACATCGTGCAAATCACCCAGTTACCGTTTGGCATTACCCAGTGGGACAAAATCGAGCCGGAAACGCATCACGGCGAGCGCGGTTTTGCGCTGTGGCGTACGCAGCGTTTTAATGATATTCGCGTACGGATGGTGGAGTATTCGCCAGGTTATCTGGCCGATCACTGGTGCCTGAAAGGGCATATTTTGTTGTGTCTTGAAGGTGAGATGCTGACCGAGCTGGACGATGGCCGCTGCTTTACCCTGACACCGGGCGTCAGCTACCAGGTGGCCGATAACGCCGAAGCGCATCGTTCATCAACGGAAACCGGCGCGAAGTTATTTATTGTCGATTAAGCAATCGCGCCCTGTCTGAGCGGCGCGATTGAGGGCGTTTACTGATGCTTTGCCATGGCGTAAGCGGCCGTTAAATCCAGGCGTTGCCAGAAGGACTGATCCGCAGTGGAACCTGATAACGGATAACCTGCTGGCAGTGCCGATTTCACCATCAGCGCACGACGTTGCGCGTCAGACAACTGTGGTAACGCCGCTTTCAGCAGCACCTCAGCCCCTGCGGGTACGGTCACCGCCACATTTTTACCTGCGGCTTTCGGCAGGTTGTAGCTCATGGTAAAGCGATAGAACTGCTTCATCTGCGGCGAAGTGTAAGGGTCGTTCTGGCCGCCACTGCGTGCGCACTCTGCCAGCGAGGTGCCACACTCTTTCTCCAGCGCCGCACGCAGCTGATCGCGCGCCTCACTGAACAGCGCCTGGTAGCGCGTGTCGTTCAGGTAATTGGCAACGTTACGTTCAGCCACCATACGTGAACCCATCACATCCAGCGGGTAATGCACACCCAGCACCAGACGCGAATAACCATAACGCGCGCCACGGGTGACCAGCGCTTCAAAGCGCTCCGGCACCATTTCAGCCATTAGCAAAGCGTCGGTGTAACCGGTGTTGGTATGGCCACTCGGGAAAGAACCGCCATCGGCGCTATACGGTTGATTATCTTTCACTACCGTATCATCCGGCACCAGATGGATGGTGTTGCCTTCATGCAGGAACGGGCGCGGATAGTTGAAATGCTTTTTCGCTGCGCCGGTACTGACTTCGCTGGCCTTAATCAGTGCAGCCGCTTTGCCCAGTTCGCCCTTGTCATAGGCAGCCAGAAACGCTTTGCCCAAACGTGGACCCATGGCATCGGCGAGGAAATAAAGGTGGTTAATGCCTTCCGCATCGGCCAGCGCCTGATGACGCGTGCCCTGGGTGGCATTCAGGTTGATATTGGTGACAGTAGCGCGGTTGGCATCCAGCACGCTGGC
This genomic stretch from Pantoea cypripedii harbors:
- a CDS encoding helix-turn-helix domain-containing protein is translated as MNTTTAEKTFLPTSYPVHEKIIYSVVDDIIHWIEDNLYDENIRVSTVTGKSGYGHWHFQRIFRDVTGYNLGEYIRLRRVIKSTFSIIHSQKTLLEIAIENGFTSQQTFTRIFKKYIHATPGEIRGQYANDKNAFFYLTAELLKNK
- a CDS encoding putative quinol monooxygenase, with translation MTVPVVAIFTIKPGSEDQAEKLFRGVIEETLKEPGCITYQLNRDSQNPRRFIWTEEWQSQALLEQHLNAPHIVKLFGELPPLVEHSEVIALNKLAGGAA
- a CDS encoding acid phosphatase; translation: MKTRYTLMATVLLLAQQAHAISLPDAAALASQTSTGSAHAGYNDLEQQMLQAERAALQGNNPALTRNLLEKAKQSPTQADYAWLKSKGYDFQTKANQQAGIALLSGFSALPASVLDANRATVTNINLNATQGTRHQALADAEGINHLYFLADAMGPRLGKAFLAAYDKGELGKAAALIKASEVSTGAAKKHFNYPRPFLHEGNTIHLVPDDTVVKDNQPYSADGGSFPSGHTNTGYTDALLMAEMVPERFEALVTRGARYGYSRLVLGVHYPLDVMGSRMVAERNVANYLNDTRYQALFSEARDQLRAALEKECGTSLAECARSGGQNDPYTSPQMKQFYRFTMSYNLPKAAGKNVAVTVPAGAEVLLKAALPQLSDAQRRALMVKSALPAGYPLSGSTADQSFWQRLDLTAAYAMAKHQ
- a CDS encoding alpha/beta hydrolase; this translates as MKLKMVMGALLLASQVSTAFAASEDNVPAPTAGVAAFLKVLNSGNGKPIEQLSPAAARQVLIGAQKGVKLPAAQVSEKVIQVLGQPLTLTIVKPEHAQGVLPVFMFFHGGGWVLGDYQTHERLVRDLVNASGAAAVFVNYTPSPEAHFPVAITQAYEATKWVAQHGAEIGVDGSRLALVGNSVGGNMVAAVALQAKQFHTPAIRYDVMLWPVTNASFDDASYQQFADGHFLTKNMMKWFWDSYAPSEKDRNNILASPLRATTEQLRGLPPTLIQTAELDVLRDEGEAFGRKLDAAGVPVTVTRYNGMIHDYGLLNALSQEPTVRTALQQAGAEIKLHLN
- a CDS encoding DHCW motif cupin fold protein, with translation MQITQLPFGITQWDKIEPETHHGERGFALWRTQRFNDIRVRMVEYSPGYLADHWCLKGHILLCLEGEMLTELDDGRCFTLTPGVSYQVADNAEAHRSSTETGAKLFIVD
- a CDS encoding class I fructose-bisphosphate aldolase, with the protein product MFVTNKVRMNRLFQHGKCLDVAIDHGIANEPDFLIGLENIAGVMRNLIAAQPDAIQVNYGQADLLQREVGHKPALVMRTDVGNAYNAARHREMWAVLHNPEEPILAALQMDAAAVVVNLYLIPDEPGIFRMCVENIGRLRQACDRYAMPLMIEPLVMAPAGQGAAYGSIGDVEKIVPLVRLARELGADIVKADPTENVEDFHRVVEAARCPTLVRGGGKGELGAVLQKSAALMAQGASGMVYGRNVYQHDNPSRVVKALMAIIHQGASGPDALEIYQQG
- a CDS encoding NAD(P)/FAD-dependent oxidoreductase; translation: MRVKIDAVPDSPAFPEQADVVVIGGGIIGTSVAYELAKRGVSVALFEKGVMACEQSSRNWGWVRQQNRDLYELPMAMYSLQRWSELGDEIGRDLGFRRTGILYGTTAAADLAKWESWGKQAKNIGFHSQLLSAKEAQERIGGKTAWLGGVWSPSDGRAEPSQAVPALAIGAQQRGANIQQRCAVRGLDISGGRVTGVWTERGLVKTSRVICCGGAWSSRFCTRYGIELPSANILGTAFKTTVAAEVTPGCLSVPGLAMRRRLDGSYTVAISGRGQLDLAPQNLRYATRFYPMYRSKIAKKLKIRINSSFFSGPEAAGSWSMDAISPFEKIRVLDPAADKQILREAIAKMVHEFPELQGISVDHAWGGWIDTTPDLVPVIDEIPQMPGLIVASGFSGHGFGIGPGAGKLCSQLVMNDQPYTDLSPYSLSRFARGNAIREPQMM
- a CDS encoding GNAT family N-acetyltransferase, with amino-acid sequence MQLRALQTSDYRSWLKLWKGYQRFYKADISDVATELTWRRFRVETETLNCLVAEEDGKLIGLAHYLTHRSTWTSGDYCYLQDLFVSEEARGKGVGKALILAVYQQAEAAGCSRVYWTTQESNATARKLYDQIASKTEFIQYRKLIGKQI
- the gap gene encoding type I glyceraldehyde-3-phosphate dehydrogenase, which translates into the protein MKKIGINGFGRIGRLVLRRILEQKEAVEIVAINDLTSPEMLAYLLKYDSNYGAFPVSVSAEGNNLVVDGKSIQVFAEKEAKNIPWGQLGVDVVIECTGFYTSADKAQAHIDAGAKKVLISAPAGDMKTIVFNVNDDTLDATDTIISVASCTTNCLAPMAKALNDSFGIKVGTMTTVHAYTGTQALVDGPRGKDFRASRAAAENVIPHTTGAAKAIGLVIPALSGKLKGHAQRVPVKTGSVTELVSVLDKKVTVDEINAALQKACENNESFKYTDDPIVSSDVIGVPFGSIFDATQTEISEAGDIQLVKTVSWYDNEYGFVTQLVRVLHKFSSL
- a CDS encoding GNAT family N-acetyltransferase, which gives rise to MFTIKTTHPQNTDLQLLIAELDAFQSVLYPAESNHCLDLTTVEDGVLHCLMVTDAADHPVGCGAILLQGDGGAELKRIYVRPTWRGHQLGEAIVQHLETVAVQQGCEVARLETGNQQQAAIRLYEKMGYRQCAAFPPYLPDPLSVFMMKPLLAMPET